From the Leptolyngbya sp. O-77 genome, one window contains:
- a CDS encoding CCA tRNA nucleotidyltransferase: MTYLTLPKDTLTTASALSPHTWPFSLEWLPSDAYLVGGSVRDALLGRQAEYLDLDFVLPEGAVATARAIANHYRTGYVLLDAERQIARAVFERATVDFAQQVGPTLEADLQRRDFTVNAIAYDPHTEQIFDPLNGYSDLQQQLIRMVAPENLKEDPLRLLRAYRQAAQLGFELEPDTQTTIQRLADLLAGIAPERVQAELNYLLGTARGTRFLQMAWEDGLFCTWLPHATATGMDRVARMDEAAIALETRWPALAAELSGWLRDQQKVSGLGRSWMRIAKLTALVSPEAAEAEAELRTLKYSRNEIQAVQTVLRYLPQVPAIVQPTATATEQYFFFQGVGAAFGALSVVALASGISEAAIAPLIVRFLDPNDAIAHPHPLVTGRDLMTQLHLPPGPKIGQLLEVLQLARAEGKIATPAEALDLAARWAQVDTSIRQSC, from the coding sequence TTGACCTACCTCACCCTGCCCAAAGACACGCTCACCACGGCTTCCGCCCTGTCGCCCCACACCTGGCCCTTTAGCCTGGAATGGCTGCCGTCGGATGCCTATTTGGTGGGCGGCAGCGTGCGGGATGCACTGCTGGGGCGGCAGGCGGAATATTTGGATCTGGATTTTGTGCTGCCGGAGGGGGCGGTGGCCACGGCGCGGGCGATCGCCAATCACTATCGCACGGGCTATGTGCTGCTGGATGCGGAGCGGCAGATTGCGCGGGCGGTGTTTGAGCGGGCCACGGTGGACTTTGCTCAGCAGGTGGGGCCGACGCTGGAAGCAGATTTGCAGCGGCGCGATTTTACGGTGAATGCAATCGCCTACGACCCACACACCGAGCAGATCTTTGACCCGCTGAACGGCTACAGCGACTTGCAGCAGCAACTCATCCGCATGGTCGCCCCAGAGAACCTGAAGGAAGATCCCCTGCGGCTGCTGCGGGCCTATCGGCAGGCGGCGCAGCTTGGCTTTGAGCTAGAGCCAGACACGCAGACCACGATTCAGCGATTGGCAGATTTGCTAGCGGGCATTGCGCCAGAGCGGGTGCAAGCGGAATTGAACTACCTGTTGGGCACGGCACGGGGCACCCGCTTTTTGCAGATGGCCTGGGAGGACGGGCTGTTTTGCACCTGGCTGCCCCACGCAACGGCGACGGGGATGGATCGGGTGGCGCGGATGGACGAGGCGGCGATCGCCCTGGAAACGCGCTGGCCCGCGCTGGCAGCAGAGCTTTCCGGCTGGCTACGAGATCAGCAAAAGGTGTCGGGGCTGGGGCGAAGCTGGATGCGGATTGCCAAACTAACGGCGCTGGTGTCGCCGGAGGCGGCCGAAGCCGAAGCGGAACTGCGAACCCTGAAGTATAGCCGCAACGAAATCCAGGCGGTGCAGACGGTGCTGCGCTATTTGCCGCAGGTGCCTGCCATTGTGCAGCCCACCGCCACCGCTACTGAGCAATACTTTTTCTTTCAGGGCGTGGGTGCGGCCTTTGGGGCGCTGAGCGTGGTGGCGCTGGCATCGGGTATTTCTGAAGCGGCGATCGCCCCTCTCATTGTTCGCTTTCTCGATCCCAACGATGCGATCGCCCATCCCCACCCGCTCGTGACCGGGCGCGACCTGATGACGCAGTTGCACCTGCCGCCTGGCCCCAAGATTGGGCAACTGCTTGAAGTTTTGCAACTCGCTCGCGCCGAAGGAAAAATTGCCACACCTGCTGAAGCACTAGATTTGGCGGCACGTTGGGCACAGGTGGATACAAGTATCCGCCAGTCCTGCTAG
- a CDS encoding DUF6629 family protein → MGIACIKQAQEQDKRYLPLAAFPLAFGIQQVIEGLVWVGLGANDARLVALAATGFVFFSHGFWLVWTPLAAASVEGDRPRCQVWRALAGLGLLYGLYFNLPIWLDPQRLSVSVHNHSLVYHLQLLVEPTRALSLFGYTLYVLTILAPLVLSGDRYIQRLGGLVLLALLLTANFFSAGFISVWCFFAALVSLYVGYVFLQGLEPRSQPPLA, encoded by the coding sequence GTGGGTATTGCTTGTATTAAGCAGGCACAGGAGCAAGACAAGCGCTATTTGCCGCTGGCGGCGTTTCCGCTGGCATTTGGCATTCAGCAGGTTATCGAAGGGCTAGTGTGGGTGGGGTTAGGAGCGAACGATGCTCGGCTGGTGGCGCTGGCGGCGACCGGGTTTGTGTTCTTTTCTCACGGGTTTTGGCTGGTGTGGACCCCGCTGGCGGCGGCGAGCGTGGAGGGCGATCGCCCTCGCTGCCAAGTATGGCGGGCGCTAGCAGGCTTGGGGCTTCTGTACGGTCTCTATTTCAACCTACCCATCTGGCTCGATCCACAGCGGCTTTCGGTAAGCGTTCACAATCATTCGTTGGTTTACCACCTTCAACTCTTGGTGGAACCCACACGAGCGCTTTCGCTATTCGGCTATACGCTGTACGTTCTGACGATTTTGGCACCGCTGGTGCTGAGTGGCGATCGCTACATTCAGCGGCTAGGCGGGCTAGTGCTGCTGGCGCTGCTGCTCACTGCCAACTTTTTTAGCGCTGGATTTATTTCAGTGTGGTGCTTTTTTGCAGCGCTCGTTTCGCTGTATGTTGGCTATGTGTTTTTGCAAGGACTGGAACCCCGCTCCCAGCCGCCCCTCGCCTAG
- a CDS encoding CIA30 family protein, whose translation MPTTLTLFDFSQPQPTLAAVWGPLNDGVMGGLSQSQFRQVGTSGVFSGRVSTENSGGFASVRTRDFEPPLDLSSYIGIELRVRGDGNRYKFFLRPENRWDGLAFCSSFDTLSDSWITVQLPFVQFAPVIRAKTVSGVSLDLSRIYSLQLMLSKFELDGRLNPQFTAGPFQLQIGAIAAYR comes from the coding sequence ATGCCCACAACGCTGACCCTGTTTGACTTTAGCCAGCCCCAGCCAACCCTTGCAGCAGTGTGGGGGCCGCTCAACGATGGCGTGATGGGCGGACTCAGCCAGAGCCAGTTTCGCCAGGTGGGTACGTCGGGCGTGTTCTCTGGGCGGGTGTCTACGGAAAATTCGGGCGGCTTTGCCTCGGTGCGGACGCGGGATTTTGAGCCGCCGCTGGATCTGTCGAGCTATATCGGCATCGAACTGCGGGTGCGGGGCGACGGCAACCGCTACAAGTTCTTTTTGCGGCCCGAAAACCGCTGGGACGGGCTGGCGTTTTGCAGCAGCTTCGATACGCTGAGCGATTCGTGGATCACCGTGCAACTGCCCTTTGTTCAGTTTGCGCCCGTGATCCGCGCCAAGACGGTTTCTGGCGTGTCGCTGGATTTATCGCGGATCTATTCCCTGCAACTCATGCTCAGCAAGTTTGAACTAGACGGACGGCTCAATCCCCAGTTCACCGCTGGCCCGTTCCAGTTGCAAATCGGGGCGATCGCCGCCTACCGCTAG
- the dxs gene encoding 1-deoxy-D-xylulose-5-phosphate synthase — translation MHLSEITHPNQLHGLSTHQLEQIARQIREKHLETVAASGGHLGPGLGVVELTLALYQTLDLDHDKVVWDVGHQAYPHKLITGRYNNFHTLRQKDGVAGYLKRCESKFDHFGAGHASTSISAALGMALARDLKGEKYKVVAVIGDGALTGGMALEAINHAGHLPKTNLMVVLNDNEMSISPNVGAIPRYLNKMRLSPPMQFLSDNLEEQFKHLPFVGESLTPELQRVKEGMKRLAVPKVGAVFEELGFTYMGPVDGHNLEELIHTFTQAHKIQGPVLVHVATIKGKGYAIAEKDQVGYHAQSPFDLATGKAKPSNKPKPADYSKVFAHTLVKLAENDPKIVGITAAMATGTGLDKLQQKLPKQYIDVGIAEQHAVTLAAGLACEGMRPVVAIYSTFLQRAFDQIVHDVCIQKLPVFFCLDRAGIVGADGPTHQGMYDIAYLRCIPNMVLMAPKDEAEFQRMIVTGVNYTDGAIALRYPRGSGQGVPLMEEGWEPLPIGKAEILRQGDDVLLLGYGTMVYPAMQAAEILSEHGIEATVVNARFAKPLDTELIVPLAQQIGRVVTLEEGCLMGGFGSAVAEALLDADVAVPIKRLGVPDVLVDHAKPEQSLSSLGLTGPQIADTIREWVAPVAVEAVRP, via the coding sequence ATGCATTTGAGCGAAATCACCCACCCCAACCAACTCCACGGACTCTCGACGCATCAGCTAGAGCAAATCGCCCGCCAAATTCGAGAAAAGCATCTGGAAACCGTGGCGGCAAGTGGGGGGCATCTGGGTCCCGGTTTGGGAGTGGTGGAACTGACCCTGGCGCTCTACCAAACGCTGGATCTCGACCATGACAAGGTGGTGTGGGATGTGGGGCACCAGGCCTATCCCCACAAGCTAATTACCGGACGCTACAACAATTTCCACACGCTGCGCCAAAAAGACGGCGTGGCAGGCTATCTGAAGCGCTGCGAAAGCAAGTTCGACCACTTCGGCGCGGGCCACGCCTCCACCAGCATCTCAGCGGCGCTGGGCATGGCGCTGGCGCGAGATCTAAAGGGCGAAAAGTACAAAGTTGTGGCGGTGATTGGCGACGGGGCGCTGACGGGCGGCATGGCGCTGGAGGCCATCAACCACGCCGGACACCTGCCCAAAACCAACCTGATGGTGGTGCTGAACGACAACGAAATGTCGATTTCGCCCAACGTTGGCGCGATTCCTCGCTACCTCAACAAAATGCGCCTCAGCCCGCCGATGCAGTTCCTCTCTGACAATCTGGAGGAGCAGTTCAAGCATTTGCCGTTTGTGGGCGAGTCGCTCACGCCGGAGCTTCAGCGGGTAAAGGAAGGCATGAAGCGGCTGGCAGTGCCCAAGGTGGGTGCGGTGTTTGAGGAACTGGGTTTTACCTACATGGGCCCGGTGGACGGGCACAATCTGGAGGAACTGATTCACACCTTCACTCAGGCGCACAAGATTCAGGGGCCAGTGCTGGTGCATGTAGCGACAATCAAGGGCAAGGGCTATGCGATCGCCGAAAAAGATCAGGTCGGCTATCATGCCCAGTCGCCGTTTGACCTGGCCACGGGCAAAGCCAAGCCATCGAACAAGCCCAAGCCCGCCGACTATTCCAAGGTGTTTGCCCATACGCTGGTGAAGCTGGCGGAAAATGACCCCAAAATCGTCGGCATCACCGCTGCCATGGCCACAGGCACCGGGCTAGACAAACTCCAGCAAAAGCTGCCCAAGCAATACATCGACGTAGGCATTGCCGAACAGCACGCCGTAACGCTGGCAGCGGGGCTGGCCTGCGAGGGAATGCGCCCGGTGGTGGCGATTTATTCCACCTTCTTGCAGCGTGCGTTTGACCAGATCGTGCATGACGTGTGCATCCAGAAGCTGCCTGTGTTTTTCTGTCTGGATCGGGCGGGCATCGTGGGGGCAGACGGCCCGACACACCAGGGGATGTACGACATTGCGTATCTGCGCTGCATTCCCAATATGGTGCTGATGGCTCCGAAGGACGAAGCCGAGTTTCAGCGGATGATCGTGACCGGGGTGAACTATACCGACGGGGCGATCGCCCTCCGCTATCCCCGTGGCAGTGGCCAGGGCGTGCCACTCATGGAAGAGGGCTGGGAGCCACTGCCCATCGGCAAAGCCGAGATTCTGCGCCAGGGCGATGATGTCTTGCTACTGGGCTACGGCACGATGGTCTATCCCGCCATGCAGGCCGCCGAAATCCTCAGCGAACACGGCATCGAGGCGACCGTGGTCAACGCCCGCTTTGCCAAACCGCTGGATACGGAGCTGATTGTGCCGCTGGCCCAGCAGATCGGGCGCGTGGTGACGCTCGAAGAGGGCTGCTTGATGGGTGGTTTTGGCTCGGCGGTGGCCGAGGCGCTGCTGGATGCCGATGTGGCCGTGCCGATCAAGCGGCTGGGTGTGCCGGATGTGCTGGTGGATCATGCCAAGCCAGAACAGTCCCTCAGCAGCCTGGGGCTGACGGGCCCGCAGATCGCAGATACCATCCGCGAATGGGTGGCTCCGGTCGCAGTCGAAGCCGTCCGCCCCTAG
- the ald gene encoding alanine dehydrogenase, with product MEIGVPKEIKDQEFRVGLSPSSVRTLVEAGHTVFVETQAGIGAGFADQDYVQAGAQVVPSAKDAWSREMVVKVKEPLPAEYDLMQKDQLLFTYLHLAAARELTEQLMRVGLTAIAYETVELPNRSLPLLTPMSIIAGRLSVQFGARFLERQQGGRGVLLGGVPGVKPGKVVILGGGVVGTEAAKMAVGLGAQVQIFDINVERLSYLETLFGSRVELLYSNSAEIETAVAEADLLIGAVLVPGRRAPILVPASLVEQMRTGSVIVDVAVDQGGCVETLHPTSHTQPTYEVFGVVHYGVPNMPGAVPWTATQALNNSTLPYVVELANQGLQALETDDALAKGLNVQAHRLVHPAVQQVFPDLA from the coding sequence ATGGAAATCGGCGTTCCCAAAGAGATTAAGGATCAGGAATTTCGGGTGGGGCTGAGTCCCAGCAGCGTCCGCACGCTGGTCGAAGCAGGACACACAGTATTTGTCGAAACCCAGGCGGGCATCGGCGCAGGATTTGCCGATCAGGACTATGTTCAAGCTGGCGCTCAGGTCGTGCCTTCTGCAAAGGATGCCTGGAGCCGAGAGATGGTGGTGAAGGTCAAGGAACCGCTGCCTGCGGAATATGACCTGATGCAAAAAGATCAATTGCTGTTTACCTACCTGCACCTGGCGGCGGCAAGAGAACTGACGGAGCAACTGATGCGGGTGGGGCTGACGGCGATCGCCTATGAAACCGTCGAACTGCCCAACCGCAGCCTGCCCCTGCTGACTCCCATGAGCATCATCGCTGGGCGGCTCTCGGTTCAGTTTGGGGCCCGCTTTTTGGAACGACAGCAGGGTGGGCGCGGCGTGCTGCTAGGCGGCGTGCCGGGGGTAAAACCAGGCAAAGTCGTGATCTTGGGCGGCGGTGTGGTGGGCACCGAAGCTGCCAAGATGGCCGTCGGGCTGGGCGCTCAGGTGCAAATTTTTGACATCAACGTAGAGCGACTGTCTTACCTGGAAACCCTGTTTGGCTCGCGGGTCGAGTTGCTCTACAGCAATTCCGCCGAGATCGAGACTGCGGTCGCCGAGGCTGATTTGCTCATTGGTGCAGTGCTGGTACCGGGCCGACGTGCGCCCATCCTAGTGCCTGCCAGCTTGGTGGAGCAAATGCGGACAGGCTCGGTGATCGTAGACGTGGCGGTGGATCAGGGCGGCTGCGTAGAGACGCTGCACCCAACTTCCCACACGCAGCCCACCTACGAGGTGTTTGGCGTGGTTCACTATGGCGTGCCGAATATGCCCGGAGCCGTTCCCTGGACAGCGACGCAGGCACTCAACAACAGCACCCTGCCCTACGTGGTGGAGCTGGCCAACCAGGGACTCCAGGCGCTCGAAACTGATGACGCGCTGGCCAAGGGGCTAAATGTCCAGGCCCATCGCTTGGTGCATCCCGCAGTGCAGCAGGTTTTCCCCGATCTGGCTTAG
- a CDS encoding 2-isopropylmalate synthase, translated as MSTSSNAQSGIGQPDRILIFDTTLRDGEQSPGATLNVDEKLTIARQLARLGVDVIEAGFPFASPGDFEAVSKIAAEVGTEDGPIICGLARATQQDIKAAADALKPAAKPRIHTFIAASDIHLEYKLKKTRAEVLDIVPEMVSYAKSFVNDVEFSPEDAGRSDPEFLYEMLERAIAAGATTVNIPDTVGYLTPSEFGGLIKGIKENVPNIDQAIISVHGHNDLGMAVANFLEAVKNGARQLECTINGIGERAGNAALEELVMALYVRRQYFNPFLGRPADSEAPLTNIDTRQLYKTSRLVSNLTGMLVQPNKAIVGANAFAHESGIHQDGVLKHKRTYEIMDAQSIGLTDNQIVLGKHSGRNAFRTRLRELGYELSEQELNRAFLRFKDVADKKKEITDWDLEAIANDETQQVPELFKLEHVQVSCGDHSRPTATVTIRTPAGEELTDAAIGTGPVDAVYKAINRVVSIPNQLIEFSVQSVTAGIDAMGEVTIRLQYGDRIFSGHGANTDIIVASAQAYLNALNRLSASLQQGEALHPQHSDVQPVS; from the coding sequence ATGAGTACTTCATCGAACGCCCAGTCCGGTATTGGTCAGCCCGATCGCATTTTGATTTTCGACACCACGCTGCGCGACGGCGAACAGTCGCCTGGCGCAACGCTGAACGTGGATGAGAAGCTGACAATCGCCCGGCAACTGGCACGACTGGGTGTGGATGTGATTGAAGCGGGCTTTCCCTTTGCCAGTCCTGGTGATTTTGAAGCGGTGAGCAAGATTGCCGCCGAAGTGGGCACCGAAGACGGCCCGATTATTTGTGGCCTCGCCCGCGCCACTCAGCAGGATATCAAAGCAGCGGCCGACGCGCTGAAGCCTGCTGCCAAGCCCCGGATTCACACCTTCATTGCCGCCTCGGATATTCACCTGGAATATAAGCTGAAAAAGACGCGGGCGGAAGTGCTGGACATCGTGCCCGAAATGGTGAGCTACGCCAAGTCGTTTGTGAACGATGTAGAGTTTTCCCCAGAAGATGCGGGTCGCTCTGATCCGGAGTTTTTGTACGAAATGCTGGAGCGGGCGATCGCCGCTGGAGCTACCACCGTCAACATTCCCGACACTGTTGGTTATCTTACTCCGAGCGAGTTTGGCGGATTGATCAAGGGCATTAAAGAGAACGTGCCGAATATTGATCAAGCCATCATTTCGGTTCATGGTCACAACGACTTGGGCATGGCCGTAGCCAACTTTTTGGAAGCCGTGAAGAACGGAGCGCGGCAGCTTGAATGCACGATTAACGGCATTGGCGAACGCGCCGGAAATGCAGCGCTCGAAGAACTGGTGATGGCGCTGTATGTGCGTCGTCAATATTTCAACCCGTTTTTGGGTCGCCCGGCCGACTCTGAAGCGCCCCTGACCAATATCGACACGCGCCAGCTTTACAAAACCTCGCGCCTGGTGTCGAACCTGACGGGGATGCTGGTGCAGCCCAACAAGGCGATCGTTGGTGCAAACGCCTTTGCCCACGAGTCTGGCATTCACCAGGACGGCGTGCTGAAGCACAAGCGCACCTACGAAATCATGGATGCCCAATCCATCGGTCTGACCGACAACCAGATTGTGTTGGGCAAGCATTCGGGACGAAACGCCTTCCGCACGCGCCTACGGGAACTGGGCTATGAACTGTCGGAGCAGGAGCTAAACCGCGCTTTCCTGCGGTTTAAGGACGTGGCGGATAAGAAAAAGGAAATCACCGATTGGGATCTGGAGGCGATCGCCAATGACGAAACCCAGCAGGTGCCGGAACTGTTCAAACTAGAGCATGTGCAGGTGTCTTGCGGCGACCACTCGCGCCCCACGGCCACCGTCACCATCCGCACGCCCGCCGGGGAGGAACTCACCGATGCCGCCATCGGTACGGGCCCCGTGGATGCTGTTTACAAAGCGATCAACCGCGTCGTTAGCATTCCTAACCAGCTCATCGAGTTCTCGGTGCAGTCTGTCACCGCAGGCATCGACGCGATGGGCGAAGTCACGATCCGTCTGCAATATGGCGATCGCATCTTCTCCGGCCACGGCGCAAACACCGATATCATCGTCGCCTCCGCCCAGGCCTACCTCAACGCGCTCAACCGCCTGTCGGCCTCCCTGCAACAAGGCGAAGCGCTGCATCCGCAGCATAGCGATGTGCAGCCAGTGAGTTAG
- a CDS encoding AAA family ATPase, translated as MLVAGWHFSGLGRGGDMALRTVTTEKAKITELIAVADRLVGDRLHQSLTDVDKIVLEQALRGSKLKDIQVVGYAQGTVERVFAPRLWKLLSQACSQKVGIKSLRLILEDYSQQVQPNSLSVGSDSLENALHRADEAATPGPQDSPNGISSGGRFPQGKCAAPLARTLRESPAQPSILENLPAPTSTAFIGREAEIERLLHLLSPDHAAHLISIAGIGGVGKTSLAVECARRCLAASRNPQSYPNVPTFDALIFVSAKLCYLQSFGLLQRFDPMRSLQDILQQIADVLGETELAGASLNEQIQMIRRSLHGSSSASHAPRRTLLIIDNLETMENPQMVLSFLHDLPPSVKSLVTTREQSVFVPVRLVAMPTDEALSLIQHEAQEKGVALNPTERRALLRATGGLPVAIHYAIGQLANGFDLATVLQGMSNPTGDVARFCFETTVNGLHGQPSHRLLMALALFPTPVLRETLFQVADEAASPDALQEALAQLCQLSLVNQQDHRYGMLPLTQEYALAELKAHFDFAEAARRRWVAWALQFSEPYANQEVKTWHLSFDGLQEEWQTLRAIADFCMTEGWYDELLRLWNHVKAYTYSMGRRKGRTDYWGDRLRWTEWLIAQATQRSQWRTLAEVMLDRAWTLTATRKPRALEEAEQLFEQIQTLRDYQDQPFQTEWAKKMSVLRTQQQQFDEAHQLLDEAEALLNPADWSAGKYARQRVQLLYYRGMTHFKAGQIAAAKQVFETARAQAREVDWERAVRMTENWLADIAVREGKLDEAEQLLVEGLRVAEQQDDPTRSAYVKRSFAELVRARGNASEAQRWAREALALFEQLGMPYEAEETQAFLNNL; from the coding sequence ATGCTAGTCGCAGGCTGGCATTTCAGCGGACTGGGGAGAGGTGGCGACATGGCGCTGCGGACGGTGACGACGGAAAAAGCCAAAATTACGGAGCTAATTGCCGTAGCCGATCGGCTGGTGGGCGATCGCCTGCATCAGTCCCTCACCGATGTAGACAAGATCGTGCTGGAGCAAGCGCTAAGGGGCAGCAAGCTCAAGGATATTCAGGTGGTGGGCTACGCCCAGGGCACCGTCGAGCGAGTCTTTGCGCCGCGTCTGTGGAAGCTGCTGTCGCAAGCCTGTTCACAAAAAGTCGGCATCAAAAGTCTGCGGCTGATCTTGGAAGACTACAGCCAGCAGGTGCAGCCCAATAGTCTATCTGTTGGCTCAGATTCCTTAGAAAACGCACTCCATCGGGCCGATGAGGCTGCGACACCAGGGCCGCAGGATTCGCCCAATGGGATCAGTTCGGGGGGGCGATTCCCGCAGGGAAAGTGCGCTGCACCGCTTGCGCGAACGCTTCGCGAATCGCCTGCTCAACCGTCTATTTTAGAGAACCTGCCTGCACCCACCAGCACGGCCTTTATTGGGCGTGAGGCCGAGATCGAGCGCTTGCTGCACCTCCTCTCGCCCGACCACGCCGCCCATCTGATCAGCATTGCGGGCATTGGCGGCGTGGGCAAAACCTCGCTGGCGGTAGAGTGTGCGCGGCGCTGTTTGGCGGCTAGCCGCAACCCCCAGTCCTATCCGAATGTACCTACCTTCGATGCGCTAATTTTCGTGTCGGCCAAGCTGTGCTATCTGCAATCCTTTGGGCTGCTGCAACGCTTTGACCCGATGCGATCGCTCCAAGACATTTTGCAGCAAATTGCCGACGTATTAGGCGAAACGGAGCTTGCTGGGGCCAGCCTGAACGAGCAAATTCAGATGATTCGGCGATCGCTGCACGGCAGTTCCTCAGCGAGCCACGCACCACGCCGGACGCTGCTCATCATCGACAATCTGGAAACGATGGAAAATCCGCAGATGGTGCTGAGTTTCCTCCACGATCTGCCGCCATCGGTCAAAAGCCTGGTGACCACCCGCGAGCAGTCGGTCTTCGTCCCCGTGCGGCTGGTGGCGATGCCCACCGACGAGGCGCTGAGCCTGATTCAGCATGAAGCCCAGGAAAAAGGCGTGGCACTGAACCCCACGGAACGGCGGGCCCTGCTGCGGGCCACCGGCGGCCTACCCGTAGCCATACACTACGCCATCGGGCAGCTTGCCAACGGCTTTGACCTAGCGACGGTGTTGCAGGGGATGTCGAACCCGACGGGCGACGTGGCCCGCTTTTGCTTTGAGACCACGGTGAATGGTTTGCACGGCCAGCCCTCTCATCGCCTGCTGATGGCGCTGGCCCTGTTTCCGACCCCGGTCTTGCGCGAAACCCTGTTTCAGGTGGCGGATGAAGCAGCCTCGCCCGATGCGCTGCAAGAAGCGCTGGCACAGCTTTGTCAATTGTCGCTGGTGAACCAGCAGGATCATCGCTATGGAATGCTGCCCCTGACGCAAGAATACGCCCTGGCAGAGCTAAAGGCGCATTTCGACTTTGCCGAGGCGGCGCGGCGGCGGTGGGTCGCCTGGGCGCTGCAATTTTCTGAACCCTATGCCAATCAGGAAGTAAAAACCTGGCACTTATCGTTTGACGGGCTGCAAGAGGAATGGCAAACCCTGCGGGCGATCGCCGATTTTTGTATGACCGAGGGCTGGTATGACGAACTGCTGCGGCTCTGGAACCACGTCAAGGCTTATACCTATAGCATGGGGCGGCGCAAGGGACGGACAGACTATTGGGGCGATCGCCTGCGGTGGACAGAATGGCTGATTGCTCAGGCCACCCAGCGCAGCCAATGGCGCACCCTGGCAGAGGTAATGCTCGACCGCGCCTGGACGCTGACCGCCACCCGCAAGCCCAGGGCGCTAGAAGAAGCCGAGCAGCTATTCGAGCAAATTCAAACCCTGCGCGACTATCAAGACCAGCCGTTCCAGACCGAATGGGCGAAAAAAATGTCTGTCCTGCGAACCCAGCAGCAGCAGTTTGACGAGGCCCATCAGTTGCTAGACGAAGCAGAAGCCCTGCTCAACCCGGCCGACTGGTCTGCCGGAAAGTATGCCCGCCAACGGGTGCAGCTTCTTTACTATCGAGGCATGACCCATTTCAAAGCCGGCCAGATTGCCGCCGCCAAGCAGGTCTTTGAAACCGCCCGCGCCCAGGCCCGCGAGGTCGACTGGGAACGCGCCGTCCGCATGACGGAAAACTGGCTGGCCGACATCGCTGTGCGCGAGGGCAAGCTCGACGAGGCAGAGCAACTTTTGGTGGAAGGGCTGCGGGTGGCAGAGCAGCAAGACGACCCGACCCGCAGCGCCTATGTCAAACGATCCTTTGCGGAACTCGTGCGGGCGCGGGGCAATGCCTCCGAAGCACAGCGCTGGGCGCGGGAAGCCCTGGCGCTGTTTGAGCAGCTCGGAATGCCCTACGAAGCCGAAGAAACACAGGCATTTTTGAACAACTTGTAA
- a CDS encoding SDR family oxidoreductase, translating into MNPPKHAIITGGSSGIGLAIAHRLAAQGTALSLIARTPEKLEAARAQLEVKRRLPDQQVYTVAADVADRTQAEQAVQRAIAQLGPPDWLVTCAGIARPGEFLEIPIEVFERTMAVNYFGTLYCIRAALPAMEQQRHGQIVCVSSGAGLIGLYGYTAYSPSKFALRGLAESLRGELKPKGIGVSIVYPPDTDTPQLAEENKTKPLVTQKITATAKTWSADGVAEVILAGVQRHAFAITPGFEMGVLNRLHSVLLPMLNQSFDQITAKVRNLQ; encoded by the coding sequence ATGAACCCACCCAAACACGCCATTATCACGGGCGGATCTAGCGGCATCGGGCTGGCGATCGCCCACCGATTGGCCGCCCAGGGAACCGCCCTCTCGCTGATTGCCCGCACCCCCGAAAAGCTGGAGGCGGCGCGGGCACAGCTTGAGGTCAAGCGGCGCTTGCCCGACCAACAGGTGTATACCGTTGCTGCTGACGTAGCTGACCGAACGCAGGCAGAACAGGCCGTGCAGCGGGCGATCGCCCAGTTGGGCCCACCGGATTGGCTCGTCACCTGCGCTGGAATTGCACGACCGGGCGAGTTTCTAGAAATTCCTATCGAGGTGTTCGAGCGGACGATGGCGGTGAACTACTTTGGCACGCTGTACTGCATCCGCGCGGCCCTGCCTGCAATGGAGCAGCAGCGGCACGGGCAAATTGTCTGCGTGTCCTCAGGGGCAGGGCTGATCGGACTCTACGGCTATACCGCCTACAGCCCCAGCAAGTTTGCCCTGCGCGGCCTGGCCGAGTCCCTGCGGGGTGAACTTAAACCCAAGGGGATTGGCGTGTCTATCGTCTATCCGCCCGACACCGACACGCCGCAACTCGCCGAGGAAAACAAAACCAAGCCCCTCGTCACTCAAAAAATTACCGCCACTGCCAAAACCTGGAGTGCTGACGGCGTTGCCGAGGTGATCCTGGCAGGTGTGCAGCGCCACGCCTTTGCGATTACTCCTGGCTTTGAAATGGGCGTATTAAACCGTCTGCATAGCGTGTTGCTGCCCATGCTCAACCAATCCTTTGACCAAATCACTGCCAAGGTCAGAAACTTGCAATGA